The Andreesenia angusta genome contains the following window.
AACTACACCTAAGCCTATGACTTCAGATATGTTTCTCTCTAATATCCTTCTCTGTCCTTCAGACTTAGACTCTGTTCCCTTGTAGTGGACTACGTCTTCAAAATCCATAAGCACAGGTTTCCCTCTCCATATCGTCTGCCAGAGGAGTGTAGATATGAAGCTGTCCTGTATACCAGTTGCAAGTTTTGAAACCGTGTCCTGAGTCGACATCGGAACGATTACTCCCTCCACACCTGATATAACCTTCTCGAAAATGAGCTGGTCTTCTTCATAGTATACATTTCTAGGGTTTAGCGATTTTATTATCTCTTCTATCCCCTTTTCCCCTATTACCATGGCTCCACTGAAAGAAAATCCTATGTCATATGAAAATCCGTAATTCTTTTTCGCATTTATGAGCTCTGCCAGCCTTTCATTAAGTCCATAGTCCGTTCCAGTAAACACGACTAGTATATGCGAGTTACTGGAGTTAAAGCTAGGCTTTAAAACATCAGCCTTAACAGGCCTGCCTTTGCTTATCTTATGAACTAGCTCGTCTATGACATCACTTGTCAGACTGTACTTCTTCATACTCCAACACCTCTAAGGTGCGGTCTAAACCGCCTTTATTTTTATTACTCGCTCTTTAGTAGAACTCTTTCAACTTCTGAGTGTGGTCTTGGGATTACGTGAACTGAAACTAGCTCTCCAACGTTTCTAGCTGCTTCTGCTCCTGCATCTGTAGCCGCCTTAACTGCACCTACATCTCCTCTTACCATAACTGTAACTAGTCCGAATCCTATTTTCTCGTATCCTATTAGGTTTACATTAGCTGCCTTTACCATTGCATCTGCTGCTTCAATAGCTCCTGTTAGACCTTTAGTTTCTATCATTCCTAGTGCTTGACTCATTTTAAATTCCTCCTTAATAGTGTTCTATCACATTAAAATCAAATATTTTTATTTTCCAGCTTGGGCCTGAGCCTCTACCTTCTCTTCGTTGGCTGCTGGCTTTTTAGTTGCTGGCTTTGAATCCTGCTTTGCTTCCGGTTTAGAAGCTTCAGCTTTCTCAGCTTTTTTAGCCTCTAAGTTTTTCTTGAATTCCTTCATAAGCTTGTCTATTTCATCATGAGGTCTTGGGATTACATGACTTGCCGAAACGTCTCCTACTCTCATAGCCGCTTCAACACCTGCATCAACTGCCGCCCTAACTGCCGCAACTTCTCCAGCAATATGAATTGTCACACTTATGCTCTTGTTCACTCCGATTACTTTGTCAAAACCTACTAGCTCTACCTCTGCAGCCTTGCATGCCGCATCTAGAGCGCTGACTGCTGTAGTAAGCCCTATAGCTTCAATAATTCCTAGTGCTGCTCTCATTAATTACACCTCCTGCTCTAAAATAGAGAACCTTTCTTTCCTATAGAGTCCAATGTCACTTTCGGTATATAGTCGCTCAAACTTCCCATGACATTTCCTCTAACAGATGTCTTGACATTTTCACTATTTTGAGGTTTAACATCGTTTGAAGATGAATTAACCTTATCTCCAGCTAGTTGACTTAAAGACATCATTCCGCCTTGCTGTCTTCCATCTACGGCTGACTCCGTTCTTTTAGAGCTCGGAGCAACTGTCACTTGGCTGTCGCCTTTTCCAGAAGCTAGTGACTCTATGCTTACAGCTTTCACCCCGCCACTCTTGGCTGAGTTTAGCTGCTTTCCGTAGCTAGACTTAGCTCCAAATCCAGCTTTACTCGAGTTTGCTGAACTTGAAGGCTTAGCTGCCATTGAAAGCGCATCTAGTGTCTTAAGTGCTCCTAGTCCCTTAGATTCCGCGACTCCATTAGATGATGGCTTAGGCGTATAATTCGAGCTGGAAGCAGGCTTTTTAGGGCTTAGAGAGCTAAGTGTCTCTATAGTCACATTCTTTTGACCTTTGTTTAATATACTTTTCAAGATATCGTCCTCTTTAGCGCTCAAGTTAAGCTCTCTTGTAGAGGTGCTCGGTCTCTTGTTAACTGCTACACCCTTCTTGCTCACAATATTCTTCATAACTACTCTTGCTAATGGGTTAGCCATTTTTTTCACCACCATTTAGCTATTTATTATAGTAATACATCTAATAATTTATCTACCTCGTCATGAGGTCTTGCTATTACATTTGTCGCTACAATCTCTCCTAGCTGTCCCGCAGTTTCAGCCGCATTTTCAACTGCTGCTTTTACAGCAGCTACTTCGCCTGTAACTATGGCAGCCACAACAGCTGAACCAACTATGTTTAGGTCTACGATATGAACATCTGCCGATTTAACCATAGTATCTGCAGCCTGAATTGCAGCTACTAGACTTCTAGTTTCAACCGAACCTAGTGCTTGTCTCATATTGCTCTACCACCTTTATCTATTTTCTATTTTTAATTCCTGGGAAGTACTTCTCTATATCCAGCTCTCCCTCATATCCTGGGATTATAGCCATATTATAAAGACCTTCCTCATCATCAAGTGGTTTAGTTGCATCTATTCCCATCTTATCAGAGACTCCTCTGTAAGTGTGAGATGCTTCCAATGCTGAGCCTAGTGCATCCGGTATAATAACAACGTCCTTAGAAGCTTGAACTCTTGAAGCAAGTGCAAGTTCAACGCTCTTAGTGTTGTATATGTCTATGTCTCCATCGACTACTACAACGTGCTTTATATCATATCCGCTAGAAAGCGCTCCAAGTATAGCTGTCTTCGGATCTCCAGCCTTTTTCTTGTTTATAGATACTATAGCGTGAAGTCTGCATCCACCACCTATAGTTATGTTGACGTCATTACACTCCACTAGGTTGTTTACTGCATTGAAGACTTCAACTTCTCTTATAAGTCCATTAGAGAAATGCTCTTCTCTACATGGGAAGGCGTGCTGGAATACAGGGTTGTTTCTATGGCTTATCGCAGTCACTTCCATAACTGGAACTGGCTCTGACTCACCGTAGTAGCCCATAAGCTCTCCAAAAGGTCCTTCAACTTCATATCTTCCTGGAACTATATGTCCCTCTAAAACCATTTCAGCCTGAGCTGGTACAAGTACATCTATAGTGCTACACTTTGTAAGCTCTAGTGGCTCACCTCTAAGAGCAGAGTCCACCTCGAACTTGTCTATTCCGTATCTTGACGAGCTTATCTGCGAAGCTAAAAGGAAAGTCTCATCGTATCCAAGAACTACAGCACACTCAAGTGGCTTGTTCATCTTGGCATATCTCTCTATCTGCGCACGTAGCCTAGGCGAGTGTCTAGATACAAGAGTGTTTATTATGTTTCCGCCTCTGACCTGGAATCTACGTACAGCCATGTGATACTCACCTGTCTCGTCGTCCTTTATTATCATCATTCCAGCAGTTATAAAAGCTCCTGAATCATGCTCATGAGAAGTCGGTGAAGGAAGTATCTTAGGTATGTCCACAGCTCTTCCGCTTATCAGATTCTCTTTTATAGGCCCACTGCTCACTATTTTATAAGGCTGAGGGTTTGCTATTGCATCCATAAACCTGTATAGTCTGTTTTCAGTGTTTACACCCATTAGATCGTAGTATATTCTACGGTTTCCGTATAATGCCCCTATAAGTGGCATGTCATATCCTTTAACGTTGTTAAAAATCATTGGTTTTTCGTTTTCAAAGTATCTTAGTACAGCTCCTAGTTCAAACTTAGCGTCTACAGGAGTATTACACTCCATAAGGTCTCCAGATCTTCTAAGCTTGTCCATAACAGCTCTTAACATTTGTGCTCCCACAAAGTTCCCTCCTTTCGAAGATATTGTTTTATTCTCCCCATCTTGGAATTAGATTGTGTTCTATTCTCATCTGATCCAGTATTCTGGCCACTATGGAGCTAACCATATCTCCTATTGATTCTGGATGACTGTAAAATCCTGGAGAGGCAGGCAGTACCGTCACTCCTGTTCTAGAAAGCTTCAACATGTTTTCTAGGTGAATAGAACTCAATGGAGTCTCTCTAGGTACAACTATAAGCTTTCTGTTCTCTTTAATGGTTACATCTGCAGCTCTCGTCAGCAAATTGTCTGATAATCCATTAGCAACAGCAGATATTGTCTTCATTGAGCAAGGAACTATCACCATAGCGTCTGTCAAGAAAGATCCACTCGCTATAGGCGCAGCTAAATCCTTATTTTCGTGGTAGTAAGTTGCAAGGCTCTTAAGCTCTTCTAAGTTTATGTCACATTCATGCTCTGTCACATACTCTCCTAGTGTAGACACAACTAGATGTGTCTCTACTCCCAGCTCTTGAAGCACTTTCAAGAGTGCAACTCCATATATTGA
Protein-coding sequences here:
- the pduA gene encoding propanediol utilization microcompartment protein PduA, whose amino-acid sequence is MSQALGMIETKGLTGAIEAADAMVKAANVNLIGYEKIGFGLVTVMVRGDVGAVKAATDAGAEAARNVGELVSVHVIPRPHSEVERVLLKSE
- a CDS encoding BMC domain-containing protein; translation: MRAALGIIEAIGLTTAVSALDAACKAAEVELVGFDKVIGVNKSISVTIHIAGEVAAVRAAVDAGVEAAMRVGDVSASHVIPRPHDEIDKLMKEFKKNLEAKKAEKAEASKPEAKQDSKPATKKPAANEEKVEAQAQAGK
- a CDS encoding UbiD family decarboxylase, translated to MGAQMLRAVMDKLRRSGDLMECNTPVDAKFELGAVLRYFENEKPMIFNNVKGYDMPLIGALYGNRRIYYDLMGVNTENRLYRFMDAIANPQPYKIVSSGPIKENLISGRAVDIPKILPSPTSHEHDSGAFITAGMMIIKDDETGEYHMAVRRFQVRGGNIINTLVSRHSPRLRAQIERYAKMNKPLECAVVLGYDETFLLASQISSSRYGIDKFEVDSALRGEPLELTKCSTIDVLVPAQAEMVLEGHIVPGRYEVEGPFGELMGYYGESEPVPVMEVTAISHRNNPVFQHAFPCREEHFSNGLIREVEVFNAVNNLVECNDVNITIGGGCRLHAIVSINKKKAGDPKTAILGALSSGYDIKHVVVVDGDIDIYNTKSVELALASRVQASKDVVIIPDALGSALEASHTYRGVSDKMGIDATKPLDDEEGLYNMAIIPGYEGELDIEKYFPGIKNRK
- a CDS encoding BMC domain-containing protein encodes the protein MRQALGSVETRSLVAAIQAADTMVKSADVHIVDLNIVGSAVVAAIVTGEVAAVKAAVENAAETAGQLGEIVATNVIARPHDEVDKLLDVLL
- a CDS encoding UbiX family flavin prenyltransferase, giving the protein MRVVVGISGGSGSIYGVALLKVLQELGVETHLVVSTLGEYVTEHECDINLEELKSLATYYHENKDLAAPIASGSFLTDAMVIVPCSMKTISAVANGLSDNLLTRAADVTIKENRKLIVVPRETPLSSIHLENMLKLSRTGVTVLPASPGFYSHPESIGDMVSSIVARILDQMRIEHNLIPRWGE